CTGCGCGCCATATCCTGCGGGCGGTTCTGCTCCACGTTAAGACGGCTGGAAGCCACCGCCATCCAGGACTCATCGACAAAATGCACCTCAGCCTGCGGGTTCATTTCTAACGCCAGCAGGCCGATAACGCCGTTTCCACAGCCAAGATCGACAATCTCGCCGTCGATATTATCGGGCAGATGTTGCATAAAAAAGCGCGCACCAATATCCAGCCCGCTGCGTGAAAAGACGTTGGGATAGTTATGGATCTGCCATGGCGTTCCTTCCAGCGGCCAGCTCAGGGTTTCCGGATGGGGCTTCAGCGCAGGTGCAGCAAAGGTGCTGTAAATCAGACGTGCTTTTTTCCATGCCAGCGAGGTTTTGGTCGGGCCGATAATACGTTCAAACAGCTGTAGCGTGGAGTTATGGATCTCTTTCGCCCGCGCCGCAGCGATAATCACCGTTTCCGGTGTCACCACTTCGCGCAGCTGACGCAGCTGGTGCTCCAGCAATGTCAGCGCTCGTGGGATTTTAATCAGCACACAGGCGGGCGCGGCGGGCAGCGGTGCCAGGCTATCGAGCATCACCACGCGATCTTCATCAAGCTGGTTATCGCGCAGATTCTGGCGCGTCGCCTGCTGGCTGATCCATGAGTCGCTGATGCTATAGAGCGGGCGATCCAGCGCGCAGGCCAGCGCGCCGAAGCTGTCGTTGAACACCAGCAACGGCCCCTGTTCCGGCGCGGGCAGCGCCTGTTGCAGCAGATACTCATCTGCGGCATCCCACGCCTGTAGCGGGTTTTCTTCCTGCATACGCGGAAAACGGTGTAGGGTCAGCGTGCGGTGGCTCAGTTCTAAATGGCTCATGGATTCCTCGGCGTGGTACTATTGCGCATCTTTTCGCCCCGAAAGCGGGGGCGCAGTATACTGCCTTTTTATTCGAGTCGCGTCATGTCATCGTTAATTTATCTACAGGGTTACCCCGATACGCTGCTGCGCCAGGTGCAAACCCTGATCGACCAGCAGCGCCTGGGCGAAGTGCTGGAAAAACGCTATCCCGATATGCACAGCGTAACCAGCGATAAAGCGCTGTATGACTATACGCTGGCGCTGAAAAACCGCTATTTACGCAACGCCGCACCGCTGAACAAAGTGATGTACGACAGCAAAATCCGCGTTATGAAACATGCGCTCGGCCTGCATACCGCCGTTTCTCAGGTACAGGGTGGCAAGCTGAAAGCCAGAGCGGAAATCCGCGTCGCTACCCTGTTCCGCCAGGCACCGGAAGCCTTTTTGCGGATGATCGTGGTGCATGAGCTGGCGCATATTAAAGAGAAAGATCACAACAAAGCGTTCTATCAGCTCTGCTGCCATATGGAGCCGGAGTATCACCAGCTGGAGTTTGATACCCGGCTCTGGCTGACGCATCAGGCATTACAGGGCAACGCCGGTTAACTCAGATGAAATCTTTCGCTTTCCTGATCAGGCTGGTTTTGGTCAGCACGCCGAGGTATTTACGATCCTGAGGATTATTCAGCACCGGCAGGCGCTCCAGCGTAACCTGCGCGAACGCCTCCCACCCTTCGCGAATGGTTTGATTACGGAACACGCAGGGAAACTGCCCGTCCATCACCAGCACCACTGGTGAATTGAGCGTCAGTTCGCCATCAAGAATTTTGCGGGATATATCGTGAATCGATACCACACCGAGGAAGTGGCCCAGTTCGTTGATCACATAGACATAGCGCTCTTTTTTCAGCGAGCTAACCGCCAGCGCGCGCCCTACTGATTCATGCGGCAACAGCGCCGCGCCGGGCACGATAAACTGCTCGATAATGCCGTTATCGAAATCCAGCTTGGCATCGGCACGGCTAAAGTGCTGCGTTACTACCGGATAGGTGCTGGCAGCCTGTAAACGCCAGGCAAGCATCGCCGCCAGCACGCTGGCAATCATCACCGGAAACAGCAGACTGCTGTTGAGCGTCATCTCCAGCACCATCAGCATCGCCATCAGCGGTGCCTGGCTGACCGCCGCCAGCACCGCGCCCATGCCAACTACGGCGAACAGCAGCGCGTTACCTGTCGGCATCCCCGCCTGCATCGCCAGCGTAGCGATAATCACCCCCAGCAGCGCCCCGACCAGCAGCGATGGCGTAAACAATCCGCCTACCGCGTTTGAACCGACCGACAGCGCCGTCGCCGCCATCTTCGCTACCAGCAACAGCAGCAGCGCAGGCAGCAGATAGCGCCCGGCCATGATATGTACGATCACTTCATAACCGTTGCCGAGAATATCCGTAGACACTATCGCCAGCACGCCCACCAGCACGCCGCCCAGTCCAAGGCGCAGCGGCAGACTTTTAACATGGGCAAATAGCTGCCTGCTGCGGCTAATTAGCGTGATAAAAACCCAGCCCAGCAGCCCGGACAGCAGGCCAATGACGATTGTCAATAGCAGCGTGGTCGGGCTAAGCTGGAACTGCGCCTCCGCAAACGGATAGATGGCGTTGCGATAACCCAGCGCCCACATCGTCATCACCGCCGTCGCCGCCGCGATAATCAACGGGATCAACCTTTGCAGCGCCGAGATACCGAAGGCAATCTCCGCCACGAAAATCGCCGAGGCCAGCGGCGCGTGGTAAACCGATGCCAGGCCCGCCGCTGCCGCCATCGCCACGATTTCGCTGTTGCTGATGGCGGTACGGCGAAACAGAAAGCGTCCCATCAGGCTGCCACACAGCGCGGAAAGCTGCACCATCGGCCCTTCTTTCCCCACCGACGCACCGCTGCCGATGCTGGCGATCGATGAAAGCGCGCGAAACAGCGAGGTTTTGGTCGGTACCGCGTCAAGGCGGGCGTTAATCACCTCCAGATAGTCGGTTTTGCTGGTCTGCTGGCGCTCAAGAACTGCGGCGTAATTCAGGAAGAAACCGGCAATAACGCCACCCAGACCAACAATCAGCGGCCAGAAAAACCACGGCCAGACGGTAATCGCTTCGGTAATATCTCGATCGCTGTGAAACAGTAGCTGGTTGATCAGCTCAATCAGGCTGCGAAAGCCCAGCGTTACCAGCGATGCCGCACAACCTACCGGGATAGCGACCCAAATAGCGGTCCAGTTCAGAACATGTTTACTGCTGCTCACATCGCATCCTTCTGTTGCGGTTTGCTGGGGTCAGGCGAAGCGCCATGATATTGGAAGGCGGAACGCAGGATCAAATTCTCTCTGCCGCCCGGTGATAGCGTGCCGCGCCACCTGTGTTATGCAGCCTTCTTCGCCAATGCCCGATTATTTCTGATGTTTCGTTTGGCTATTGTAGGCACTAACTGGATTACGTGGCGGTTGGTCGCTGCCGTGCAGCAAACCGACGCGATGCAGCCGAGCGCTGGCTGACAGAAAACCGCCGACAAACTGGTGTGACGTCTTCGGCTGATGGCCTTTCGGCCAAATGATGTGTAAATATTGCTAAATATTTCATACAGACATTGCTTATTTCCTCGCGCCCTTCTATCTTTTGCTTCAGCAAAGGGGAGTAACTTGTAAGCCGATCGATCGTCATTACGATGCGCTACGCATCCGGTCATCGGGCAACCCGGAATCTATTCTGTGTTGTAAGTGAGACCTTGCCGGAAGGCGAGGCTTTGCTTGCAGTAAACGGCAACGGCTGGCGTCTTCCGACGTTAGCCGTTTTTGTTTATCGACAGGACTGAATTATGCAAACCGTAGGCACACCGTTACTCTGGGGCAGCTTCGCCGCTGTCGTGCTGATTATGCTGGCGATCGATCTCTTTTTGCAGGGACGTCGCGGCGCGCAAACCATGACGTTAAAGCAGGCCACTTTCTGGTCGCTGGTCTGGATCTCCGTCTCGCTGCTTTTTGCCGCTGCCTTCTGGTGGTATCTCGATGATGCCGTCGGCCGGGAGATAGCGAATACACAAACGATGGCGTTTTTAACCGGCTACGTGTTGGAAAAAGCGCTGGCGGTGGATAACGTTTTCGTCTGGCTGATGCTGTTCAGCTACTTTTCTATTCCGGCTGCCTTGCAGCGGCGCGTGCTGATTTACGGCGTGCTGGGCGCTATCGTGCTGCGCACCATTATGATCTTTGCCGGGAGCTGGCTGGTTACCCAGTTTAGCTGGATCCTCTATCTGTTCGGCGCTTTCCTGCTGCTTACCGGTATCAAAATGGCCTTCAGCAAAGAGGATGATAAGAACGCCGTCGGAGATAAACCGGTGGTGCGCTGGCTGCGCAGCCACCTGCGCATGACGGATGAACTACAGGGAGAGAAATTTTTCGTGCGCCGTAACGGCCTGCTGTATGCCACGCCGCTGCTGCTGGTGCTGATTATGGTGGAGCTGAGCGACGTGATTTTCGCCGTTGACAGCATTCCGGCTATCTTCGCCGTCACCACCGATCCCTTTATTGTGCTGACCTCCAACCTGTTCGCCATTCTTGGCCTGCGCGCCATGTATTTCCTGCTGTCGGGCGTGGCAGAACGTTTTTCCATGTTGAAGTATGGCCTGGCTATCGTACTGGTATTTATCGGTATTAAAATGCTGATTATCGATATCTGGCATATCCCGGTAGCGCTATCGCTGACGGTGGTTGGCACGATTCTGGGCATGACATTAGTGATTAATGCCTGGGTTAACCGAAAAAATGACCAAAAGCGACTGACAAAATAATATTCGGCGGTGCACATAGTGCACCGTTAATAATTTTGCGTCATCAGCATGTAGTAAATGCAATCACTATCACAGTTAAGTTACACAGTGATAAAAAATTTTGATCCGCACCGAAAAGGCAGAATTTCTCCTTTTCCTGCCAACGCATTTCCTTATACTCCCCCTGGCAAACACTCATGCCGTATTTTCGTCCAGTTGGGCAATCACGGTCACAATAACAATTACTGGTTCTGACGATGGGAAAAAGTTCTTCTACGTTGATTGCGCGCCTGCTGGGCGGCAGTCTGGTAAAACAAATCATGATTGGCCTGGTGGCGGGTATTGCCCTCGCCTGGTTTTCAAAAGAGACGGCGCTTGCCGTTGGGCTACTGGGCTCGCTGTTTGTCAGTGCGCTAAAAGCGGTTGCGCCGCTGCTGGTGCTGATGCTGGTTATCGCTTCCATTGCTAACCATAAGCAGGGACAAAAAACCAATATTCGCCCGGTTATTCTGCTTTATCTGTTAAGCACCTTTTTTGCCGCTGTAGTTGCGGTGGTATGCAGCCATCTCTGGCCGCAGACATTGACATTGAATGCAGCACAGGAAGGTATTACGCCGCCCTCCGGCATTCTGGAAGTGCTGCATGGCTTGCTGATGAGCATGGTTGCCAACCCATTTGACGCGCTGATGAACGCCAACTATATCGGGATTTTAGTTTGGGCGATCGGTCTGGGTATCGCGTTCCGCCACAGTAGCGACAGCACGCGCCAGCTGTTAAACGACGCTTCAGAAGCCGTTACCTGGGTAGTGAAGATGGTCATTCGCTGCGCGCCGTTGGGGATCTTTGGTCTGGTGGCGTCGATTCTGGCCTCTACCGGCTTCTCCGCGCTGTGGGACTACGCCCATCTGTTGACGCTGCTGATTGGCTGTATGCTGCTGATGGCACTGGTATTTAACCCCATTCTGGTATGGTGGCAAATTCGCCGCAATCCCTATCCGCTGGTATTTACCTGCCTGCGCGAAAGCGGCGTCACCGCCTTCTTTACCCGCAGCTCTGCGGCCAATATTCCGGTCAATATGGCGTTGGCGAAAAAGTTACAGCTGGATGAGGATACCTACTCCGTATCTATTCCGCTGGGTGCAACCATCAGCATGGCGGGCGCGGCGATTACCATTACCGTGCTGACGCTGGCGGCGGTCAATACGCTGGGTATTCATGTGGATGTGCCAACCGCCGTGCTGCTCAGCCTGGTAGCCTCACTCTGCGCCTGTGGCGCATCTGGCGTAGCGGGCGGTTCGCTGCTGCTGATCCCGGTTGCCTGTAATATGTTCGGCATCCCTAATGATGTTGCAATGCAGGTTGTCGCCGTTGGCTTCATTATTGGTGTGCTCCAGGATTCGGCGGAAACCGCGCTGAACTCCTCTACCGATATTCTGTTTACCGCTGCGGTCTGTCAGGCGGAAGAGCGCCGTGAGGCGGCAAAAAATCCTGGCTAAGTGCTGTGGATTGCAAAAGTAAGGCGACCTGCGGGTCGCCTTTTTGTTTTACAGCGTAACGCCGCTTTTGAAAATTGCCAGCTCGCGGAAATCGTTGCGCTCGTTGTTGGTTTTCCTGCCGTTCGCTACCTCGACAATATAGTCAACGAAGTTATCCAGCAGGCTCTCCATCGCGGTTCCCTGCACCAGCGGCCCGGCGTTGAAATCGATCCAGTGCGGCTTGCGCTCCGCCAGCTCGCTATTGGTCGCAATTTTTACCGTTGGCACAAAGCCGCCGTAAGGCGTACCGCGTCCGGTGGTAAACAGCACCATATGGCAGCCTGCACCGGCCAGTGCGCTGGTGGCTACCGCATCATTGCCCGGCGCGCTGAGCAGGTTCAGCCCCGGCTGGCGCAGGCGTTCACCATACTTCAGTACGTCCACCACCTGGCTCTGGCCCGCTTTTTGCGTACAGCCCAGCGATTTCTCTTCCAGTGTGGTGATGCCGCCTGCCTTATTGCCCGGCGACGGGTTTTCATAGATCGGCTGCTGATGCGCAATAAAGTAACGTTTGAAATCGTTAACCATCGCTACCGTCTTCTCAAAGGTCGCTTCATCCTGACAGCGGCTCATCAGAATACGCTCGGCACCGAACATTTCCGGCACCTCCGTCAGCACCGTAGTGCCGCCGTTAGCGATCATCCGATCGGAGAAACGTCCCAGCAGCGGATTGGCGGTAATACCGGAGAAACCATCAGACCCGCCACACTCCAGGCCAAAGCGCAGCTCGCTCAGTTTGCCAGGCTCTCTACGATCGTGACGCATCGCTTCGTAGAGCCGGTGCAGATGTTCCAGTCCGGCTTCCACCTCATCTTCCTGTTGCTGGCAGATCATAAAGCTGACGCGTTCGCTGTCGTAATCGCCCAGCGTCTCACGGAAGACATCAACCTGGTTGTTCTCACAGCCGAGACCAATCACCAGTACCGCGCCTGCATTCGGATGGCGCACCATATTTTGCAGCATGGTACGGGTGTTCTCATGATCCTGCCCCAGCTGCGAACAGCCGAACGGATGGCTGAACAGATACACGCCGTCAATACCCGCCGCATCATCGCTTTCACGCAAAAAGCGTTGCAGGATCTGGCGCGCAATGCCGTTAACGCAGCCGACGGTAGGCAAGATCCACAGTTCGTTACGGATGCCGACTTCGCCGTTAGCGCGACGGTAAAGCTGCACTTCACGATCGGCAGCCTGCGGCGGCAACGTAACGAAATCGGGCTGGTACTGATACTGATCCAGATCGTTAAGATTGGTGCGCGCGTTCTGGGCGTGAACGTGTTCACCGGCGGCAATCGGCTGCGTCGCATGACCGATAGGCAGGCCATATTTGATGACGTGCTCATCCGCCGCGATGGAACGCAGCGCGAACTTATGCCCCCGGGCAATCGGCTGACGCAGCGTGACCGTTTCTCCTTCCAGCGTCAGCACGCTACCTTCGTCCAGATCGCTGAGTGCGACGGCGACATTATCGCGCGGCGCTATTTTAATGGCCTGTTGCATAGCCGCAGTTCCTCAATGTGGTATTGCCGCCCGCATTCCCTGAGCGGTAATAGTTTGCAGGTGTTCGGTAACCGCCTCGACCAGGCCCGGTTGCTGACTCAGATCGCTTTCCCAGTGCGCTTCATCGCTCAACACCGCAGCAACCAGCTGTTGCAGGGTAATCGCGCCCTGTGCCTGTTGCGCCCAGAGCGTAGCGAAGCGATCCAGCCACTGCGCATCATCCTGTAGTGGATAGCGCACGCCATCACGTTCGCCCCGGTAGTAAGCCAGCAGCGCCGCCAGCGCGAAGGTAATGCGCGTCGGCCAGCGTCCGCTTTGTTGATGGCCCGCCAGCAGTTGCGGCAGCAGTCGCGTGCGGAATTTAGTCATGCTATTCAGCGCAATCGCAGAGAGCTGATGACGAATAAACGGATTGCGGAAACGGCCCAGCACCGCATCGGCAAAGCGATGCAGATCTTCCGCGGGCAGATCCAGCGTCGGGATAACCTCTTTACGCAGCATGCTATCGATAAAGCTGGCGATTTGCGTATCGGCCATCGCCTCACCCACGGTATCCAGCCCGGAAAGCCAGGCTACCGGCACCATAGCGGTGTGCGCGCCGTTAAGAATGGCTACTTTCTGTTCTTTCCACGGCTTGATATCGTCTACCAGGCGAATATTCAGCGGCAGCGCGTTAAGCCGTAGCTCATCGGCCACCTGTTGCGGCCCCTGAATCACGAACTGATAGAACACTTCACCCGCTACCAGCAGCGGATCGCGATAGCCCAGCGAGGCAAAAATCTCTTCCGCATCTTCGTGCGGATAGCCAGGGACGATGCGATCTACCAGCGTATTGCAGAAGATATTGTGCTGCATAATCCAGTCGCTAAAGGCTGTCGGCAGCTGCCACAGCTCTGCATAACGCAGCACGATCTCGCGCAACGTATCGCCATTGTTGTCGATCAGTTCGCAGGGCAGCAGAATCCAGCCTTTATCCGCCGCGCCGGAGAAGTGCTGCCAGCGCGCCCACAGCAGCTGCGTCAGCTTGCCGGGGAAGGATCGCGCCGGGCGATCCTCCAGCCGATCGTCACCGTTAAATGCAATCCCCGCCTCGGTGGTGTTGGAGAACATAAAGCGAATCTGCGGATCGCGCGCCAGCGCCATATACTCATCAAACTGGCGCCAGGGTTGAATTTCGCGGTTCACCGTGCGAATCAGCCGCGGTTCGCTGATCGTCTCACCCTGCGCGTTCAGCCCACGGATCAGCGCGGTATACAGCCCGTCCTGTTGGTTCAGCGTGTAATCCGCCTGACGATCGATCGGCCTGACTACCGTAACGCCAGCGTCCAGATCGCTATGGCTGTTAAGCAGATCCAGCTGCCAGTCTATAAAGGCGCGCAGAAAATTTCCTTCGCCAAACTGGACGATACGCGTGGGATAGCGCGGGCCGGGAAAAGCGGTGCGGTTAAGGGTTTGCATAGGTTTTCCCCGACTTAAAGCGCGATACCAAAATAGTCGCGTGCGTTATTGAAACAGATGTTTTTCACCATATTACCCAGCAGATCGATATCCGCAGGTGCCTCACCGTTCTCTACCCAGCGCCCGATCATCTGGCACAGCAGACGACGGAAATATTCGTGGCGCGTATAGGAGAGGAAACTGCGGCTGTCGGTGAGCATGCCAACGAAGCGGCTCAACAGGCCCATCTGTGCCAGCTGCATCATCTGACGCTGCATGCCGTCCAGCTGATCGTTAAACCACCAGGCGGAGCCAAACTGCATTTTGCCTGGCTCGCCTTCCCCCTGGAAATTGCCCGTCATGGTTGCCAGCACTTCGTTATCGCGCGGATTCAGGCAGTAAAGGATGGTTTTCGGCAGCGCATTATTACGGTTCTGCGCGTCCAGCAGGCGCGCCAGCGGTTCCGCCATTGGGCGATCGTTAATCGAGTCAAAGCCCACGTCCGGGCCCAGCAGCTGAAGCTGACGACGGTTGTTATTACGCAGCGCGCCGATATGGTACTGCTGTACCCAGCCGCGACGCGCATATTCAGCGCCCAGCCAGACCAGCACTGCCGTTTTGAACTGTGCGATTTCCTGTTCGGAAGGCGCATTGCCCTGTAGACGGCGTGTCAGAATGTTGTCCAGCGTGGCGTCATCCGCTTCGGCGAACAGCACCACATCCAGCGCATGATCGGAAACCTTACAGCCATGCGCGGCGAAATGATCGAGCCGCTTGCCGAGCGCACGGCGTAAATCGTCGAAGCAACGAATATCCACGTCAGCTACCGCGCCAAGCTTATGCAGGTAGTCGCCGAAACCGTCCGCCTCAATATTGAAGGCTTTATCAGGTCGCCAGCTCGGCAGCACTTTGACAGCAAAGCTGCTGTCCTGCGCCAGACGCTGATGATGTTGCAGATCGTCAACCGGATCGTCGGTGGTACCCACCATGCGTACGTTCATCTGCTGCATAATGCCGCGCGCGGTAAAGTCATCCTGCGCCAGCAGCGCATTGCACTCATCCCAGATGCGATCGGCAGTTTTTTCTGACAGCAACACGTTAGTAATACCGAAAGGACGACGCAGTTCAAGGTGTGTCCAGTGATAGAGCGGGTTGCCGATGGTATGCGGTACGGTGCGCGCCCAGGCATTGAATTTCTCACGATCGCTGGCATCGCCGGTGCAAAGCGCTTCCGGTACGCCATTTGCACGCATGGCACGCCACTTATAGTGATCGCCCTTCAGCCAGATGTCATACAGATTTTTAAAACGATAGTTATCGGCAATCTGCTGCGGCGGCAGGTGGCAATGGTAGTCAAAGATTGGCTGGTCGGCCGCATAATCGTGGTACAGACGCCGGGAAAATTCAGTATCGAGTAAAAAATCTTCGGTCATAAAACGGGACATTCCTGACTCCTCTTACATGAACGGCGCAGTTGCGTTCACCTGATGGCAAAAAGTTATCATACCAATTCACGCAGCCGCAGCGATAATTTTGAGATTCAGATCACATATCAGACAACTTAATCCGCCGGATTTTTCAATAAACAGCTGTTAAAACCACTAATTGACTGACATTTCGTGATTTTTAGTATCCCACATTACAAAGGTGGTTTTTGTGATGGCATTCAACTTTTAAATCTGTATGACAAGTTATCTTCTGGCGGTCCAATTTTGTTGGGAAATTTTATTTACAGGCAAGGAATCCAAACGGGGCTCAGGCCCTCGATTACGTCCTAAATGCTCTCTGTCAGGCTTAAGCGCTGACAGACCCGCATAACAACAACAGCGGCACGGGCCGCAAACCAAACTGGAAGAGGTATGACATGCGTAAAATAAAAGGCCTGCGCTGGTATATGATTGGTCTGGTGACCATCGGTACCGTGCTGGGTTATCTGACGCGCAACGCCATTGCCGTTGCCGCACCTACGCTCGAAGAACAACTTCACATCACCACGCAACAGTATTCCTACATCGTTGCCGCTTACTCAGCCTGCTATACCATTATGCAGCCGGTAGCGGGCTACATCCTCGACGTACTTGGAACCAAAGTGGGCTATGCGCTGTTCGCGATTTTATGGGCGGTGTTCTGTGCCGCCACCGCGCTGGCAGGTAGCTGGGGTGGTCTGGCTATCGCGCGCGGCGCGGTAGGTGCGGCAGAGGCGGCGATGATCCCTGCCGGTTTGAAGGCGAGCAGCGAATGGTTCCCGGCCAAAGAGCGTTCTATTGCCGTCGGCTATTTCAACGTTGGCTCATCGATTGGTGCGATGGTAGCACCGCCGCTGGTAGTCTGGGCTATCGTCGCCCACAGCTGGCAGATGGCGTTTATCATTACCGGTATTCTCAGCATGATTTGGGCGCTTTGCTGGCTGATTTTCTATAAGCATCCCAAACAGCAGAAGAAATTAAGCCAGGAAGAGCGCGACTACATTCTTTCCGGCCAGGAAGCGCAGCATCAGGTCAGCAACGGTAAAAAAATGAGTGCCTGGCAGATTCTGCGTAATCGCCAGTTCTGGGGCATCGCTCTGCCGCGCTTCCTTGCCGAACCGGCATGGGGCACCTTTAACGCCTGGATCCCGCTGTTCATGTTTAAAGTTTACGGCTTTAACCTGAAAGAGATCGCCATGTTTGCCTGGATGCCGATGCTGTTCGCCGATCTTGGCTGCATCGTCGGCGGCTATCTGCCCCCGCTGTTCCAGCGCATATTCGGCGTTAACCTGATCGTTTCGCGTAAGCTGGTCGTTACCATGGGCGCGGTTCTGATGATCGGCCCCGGCACCATCGGACTGTTCACCAGCCCCTACGTCGCTATCGGTCTGCTGTGCATCGGCGGCTTTGCTCACCAGGCACTTTCCGGCGCGCTGATTACGCTCTCTTCAGACGTCTTCGGACGTAACGAAGTTGCGACGGCTAACGGTCTGACCGGTATGGCCGCCTGGACCGCCAGTACCATGTTTGCCCTGGTGGTTGGCGCACTGGCCGATACGCTGGGCTTCAGCCCGCTGTTCGCCGCGCTGGCAGTGTTCGATCTGCTTGGTGCCGTGGTTATCTGGACGGTGCTGAAAAACAAACCGGTTTCCGAACTGGAGCAGGAACAGAATCTCGCGACTGCCGGTACGCCGGTACGTAGCTAAGCCGTCGGGGCGGATACGCGCTCGGTGCGTATCCGCCTCCTTCCATCAGGCACTTTTCTTCCTCTCTTTACCTCATTTTTGCTGTTTCTATATCCTTTTCTGCACGCTTCCAGACGTACAGGCCTCCACGGTTATTCCACTGTTGCCTGAAGTGCGCGTTTCCTCGCATTTCCTGCCCTCTGCCGCCCATCGTTCTTGGCCCGCAGGTCGGTTAAGTGGTATAACAACTTACAGAATATTCCCTGCTATGGATGTGCTTATGGAAATCAGCGAACCACGACGCCTTTATCAACAACTGGCGTCAGAGCTAAAAATGCGTATTGAGGCCGGACAGTATCAGGTAGGCGACAAGCTGCCTGCTGAACGCCTTATCGCCGAGGAGATGCAGGTCAGCCGCACCGTAGTGCGTGAAGCCATTATTATGCTGGAAGTGGAAGGTTACGTTGAGGTGCGCAAAGGCTCCGGCATCCATGTCATCTCCAGCCAACAGAGTCACCGCGTGGTGGCCGACAGCCAGCTGGAATTTGCCAATTTTGGCCCGTTTGAACTTCTACAGGCACGCCAGCTTATTGAAAGCAACGTCGCGGAGTTCGCCGCCACGCGCGTTACGCGTCAGGATATTATGCAGCTGATGGATATTCAGGAGCGCGCGCGCAGCGAGGATCGCTTTCGCGACTCAGAATGGGATATGCATTTTCATGTGCAGATCGCCATGGCAACGCAAAATAGCGCGCTGGCCGCCATTGTGGAAAAAATGTGGCTGCACCGCACCCATAACCCTTACTGGCTGAAGCTGCATGAGCATATCGATCAGCGCGCTATCGGCAGCTGGTGCAGCGATCACGATGCGATTTTAAAGGCGTTGATACGTAAAGATCCCGCTGCCGCCAAGCTGGCGATGTGGCAACATCTGGAAAATACGCGCCAGATGTTGTTTAACGCCACTACGGACGATTTTGAGTTCAATGTCGATCGTTATATGTTCGCTGAAAATCCGGTTATTTTGCCTGATACCTCTTCTTCGCGTTAAAAACCGACGCTTTGGTTACCAAAGCGTCTAAAGTCAGAAAACTTACTTTAGTGTCAGCCTGTGT
The sequence above is a segment of the Mixta intestinalis genome. Coding sequences within it:
- the rlmG gene encoding 23S rRNA (guanine(1835)-N(2))-methyltransferase RlmG, translating into MSHLELSHRTLTLHRFPRMQEENPLQAWDAADEYLLQQALPAPEQGPLLVFNDSFGALACALDRPLYSISDSWISQQATRQNLRDNQLDEDRVVMLDSLAPLPAAPACVLIKIPRALTLLEHQLRQLREVVTPETVIIAAARAKEIHNSTLQLFERIIGPTKTSLAWKKARLIYSTFAAPALKPHPETLSWPLEGTPWQIHNYPNVFSRSGLDIGARFFMQHLPDNIDGEIVDLGCGNGVIGLLALEMNPQAEVHFVDESWMAVASSRLNVEQNRPQDMARSHFQVGNALSGFPSDRLHAVLCNPPFHQQSAITDHIAWQMFRDARRCLQYGGELRIVGNRHLDYHRKMKKLFGNCTLVASNKKFVVLRSVKLR
- a CDS encoding M48 family metallopeptidase, with product MSSLIYLQGYPDTLLRQVQTLIDQQRLGEVLEKRYPDMHSVTSDKALYDYTLALKNRYLRNAAPLNKVMYDSKIRVMKHALGLHTAVSQVQGGKLKARAEIRVATLFRQAPEAFLRMIVVHELAHIKEKDHNKAFYQLCCHMEPEYHQLEFDTRLWLTHQALQGNAG
- a CDS encoding chloride channel protein, with translation MSSSKHVLNWTAIWVAIPVGCAASLVTLGFRSLIELINQLLFHSDRDITEAITVWPWFFWPLIVGLGGVIAGFFLNYAAVLERQQTSKTDYLEVINARLDAVPTKTSLFRALSSIASIGSGASVGKEGPMVQLSALCGSLMGRFLFRRTAISNSEIVAMAAAAGLASVYHAPLASAIFVAEIAFGISALQRLIPLIIAAATAVMTMWALGYRNAIYPFAEAQFQLSPTTLLLTIVIGLLSGLLGWVFITLISRSRQLFAHVKSLPLRLGLGGVLVGVLAIVSTDILGNGYEVIVHIMAGRYLLPALLLLLVAKMAATALSVGSNAVGGLFTPSLLVGALLGVIIATLAMQAGMPTGNALLFAVVGMGAVLAAVSQAPLMAMLMVLEMTLNSSLLFPVMIASVLAAMLAWRLQAASTYPVVTQHFSRADAKLDFDNGIIEQFIVPGAALLPHESVGRALAVSSLKKERYVYVINELGHFLGVVSIHDISRKILDGELTLNSPVVLVMDGQFPCVFRNQTIREGWEAFAQVTLERLPVLNNPQDRKYLGVLTKTSLIRKAKDFI
- a CDS encoding TerC family protein is translated as MQTVGTPLLWGSFAAVVLIMLAIDLFLQGRRGAQTMTLKQATFWSLVWISVSLLFAAAFWWYLDDAVGREIANTQTMAFLTGYVLEKALAVDNVFVWLMLFSYFSIPAALQRRVLIYGVLGAIVLRTIMIFAGSWLVTQFSWILYLFGAFLLLTGIKMAFSKEDDKNAVGDKPVVRWLRSHLRMTDELQGEKFFVRRNGLLYATPLLLVLIMVELSDVIFAVDSIPAIFAVTTDPFIVLTSNLFAILGLRAMYFLLSGVAERFSMLKYGLAIVLVFIGIKMLIIDIWHIPVALSLTVVGTILGMTLVINAWVNRKNDQKRLTK
- the sstT gene encoding serine/threonine transporter SstT, with translation MGKSSSTLIARLLGGSLVKQIMIGLVAGIALAWFSKETALAVGLLGSLFVSALKAVAPLLVLMLVIASIANHKQGQKTNIRPVILLYLLSTFFAAVVAVVCSHLWPQTLTLNAAQEGITPPSGILEVLHGLLMSMVANPFDALMNANYIGILVWAIGLGIAFRHSSDSTRQLLNDASEAVTWVVKMVIRCAPLGIFGLVASILASTGFSALWDYAHLLTLLIGCMLLMALVFNPILVWWQIRRNPYPLVFTCLRESGVTAFFTRSSAANIPVNMALAKKLQLDEDTYSVSIPLGATISMAGAAITITVLTLAAVNTLGIHVDVPTAVLLSLVASLCACGASGVAGGSLLLIPVACNMFGIPNDVAMQVVAVGFIIGVLQDSAETALNSSTDILFTAAVCQAEERREAAKNPG
- a CDS encoding UxaA family hydrolase, with amino-acid sequence MQQAIKIAPRDNVAVALSDLDEGSVLTLEGETVTLRQPIARGHKFALRSIAADEHVIKYGLPIGHATQPIAAGEHVHAQNARTNLNDLDQYQYQPDFVTLPPQAADREVQLYRRANGEVGIRNELWILPTVGCVNGIARQILQRFLRESDDAAGIDGVYLFSHPFGCSQLGQDHENTRTMLQNMVRHPNAGAVLVIGLGCENNQVDVFRETLGDYDSERVSFMICQQQEDEVEAGLEHLHRLYEAMRHDRREPGKLSELRFGLECGGSDGFSGITANPLLGRFSDRMIANGGTTVLTEVPEMFGAERILMSRCQDEATFEKTVAMVNDFKRYFIAHQQPIYENPSPGNKAGGITTLEEKSLGCTQKAGQSQVVDVLKYGERLRQPGLNLLSAPGNDAVATSALAGAGCHMVLFTTGRGTPYGGFVPTVKIATNSELAERKPHWIDFNAGPLVQGTAMESLLDNFVDYIVEVANGRKTNNERNDFRELAIFKSGVTL